One Archocentrus centrarchus isolate MPI-CPG fArcCen1 chromosome 10, fArcCen1, whole genome shotgun sequence genomic region harbors:
- the LOC115786427 gene encoding terminal nucleotidyltransferase 5C-like isoform X2 — translation MPQQQGSSMSEKKSSQRFHSLNTEQVEVLHQVLSEVVPIHGRGNFPTLELRPRDIIIAVRARLQKQGITVRDVRLNGSTASHVLVRDNGTSYKDLDIIFGVELPSQEEFQVIKESVLGCLLDFLPAAVNRERISNATMKEAYVQKMVKVFNEHDRWSLISLSNNSGKNLELKFVSALRRQFEFSVDSFQIILDRLLESYMQQDSQRKMNKCDSPQASDSVPAVEVLAESMYGDFEAAMDHLRYRLIATRNPEEIRGGGLLKYSNLLVRDYRPASETQIKTLERYMCSRFFIDFPDVQEQQRKILSYLKNHFIGEERSKYQYLMTLRRVVDDSTVCLMGHERRQTLNMITVLALKVLGEQNIIPNTDHVTCFYQPAPYLAEHTAPYLAEPSYCSYYIPQGGSTLLYQPYPLHLHPQTGLV, via the exons ATGCCTCAGCAACAG GGCAGCAGCATGTCTGAAAAGAAATCCAGTCAGCGGTTTCACAGCCTGAACACTGAGCAGGTGGAGGTTCTCCATCAGGTTCTTTCAGAGGTGGTTCCCATTCATGGCCGTGGGAACTTTCCCACATTGGAGCTGCGACCTCGTGACATCATCATAGCTGTGCGGGCCAGGCTACAGAAGCAGGGAATCACGGTCAGAGATGTTCGCCTAAACGGCTCCACGGCCAGTCACGTCCTTGTTCGAGACAACGGAACGAGCTACAAGGACTTGGACATCATCTTTGGAGTGGAGTTGCCCAGTCAAGAGGAGTTCCAG GTGATCAAAGAGTCAGTGCTGGGCTGTTTGCTGGACTTCCTGCCTGCTGCGGTCAACAGGGAACGGATCAGCAATGCCACAATGAAGGAGGCCTATGTCCAGAAAATGGTCAAAGTCTTCAACGAACATGACCGCTGGAGCCTCATCTCCCTCTCAAACAACAGTGGCAAAAACCTGGAGCTCAAATTTGTGAGTGCGCTGAGGCGGCAGTTTGAGTTCAGCGTAGACTCCTTCCAGATCATTCTGGACCGTCTCCTAGAGTCTTACATGCAGCAGGACTCACAGCGCAAAATGAATAAA TGTGACTCTCCTCAGGCATCTGACTCAGTCCCTGCTGTCGAAGTCCTGGCGGAGAGCATGTATGGTGACTTTGAGGCAGCCATGGATCACCTGCGCTACCGCCTGATCGCTACCAGGAACCCTGAGGAGATTCGAGGTGGTGGCTTGCTGAAATACAGCAACCTGTTGGTCAGAGACTACCGACCAGCCAGCGAGACTCAGATAAAGACACTGGAGCGCTACATGTGCTCACGCTTTTTTATTGATTTCCCAGACGTGCAGGAACAACAGAGGAAGATCCTATCCTACTTGAAGAACCATTTTATTGGTGAGGAGAGAAGCAAGTACCAATACTTGATGACGCTGCGTCGTGTGGTAGATGACAGCACGGTGTGTCTGATGGGACATGAGAGGCGTCAGACACTGAATATGATCACAGTGCTGGCACTGAAGGTTCTAGGAGAGCAGAACATAATACCCAACACAGACCATGTGACATGCTTCTATCAGCCTGCCCCCTACCTTGCTGAGCACACTGCCCCCTATCTCGCAGAACCCAGCTACTGCAGCTACTACATACCCCAAGGGGGATCAACTCTGCTATACCAACCTTACCCCTTACACCTGCACCCACAAACTGGACTTGTGTAA
- the LOC115786427 gene encoding uncharacterized protein LOC115786427 isoform X1, with amino-acid sequence MAVNQPSDSPQGTTLNSASSAHCVTPPVPCLTPPVLSLSPPCLTPSPPILSPPPCLTSPSHCLSSPMLSTVSPATSFSSPTLSFSPTSSCLSSPPYLTPPMLSLSPPPLCLTPPSPCLSPPLLCLTPPVESEDLVPQVSSDMEPLILNTDSDEQIKESSPQLGVPLLQLEVKKEHEYISSLPRVTEPVSFPITIPSSTSHVLPHTQSECRRESASPEAVEAANSVPENKEAPEVTTDTSEQCDSPQASDSVPAVEVLAESMYGDFEAAMDHLRYRLIATRNPEEIRGGGLLKYSNLLVRDYRPASETQIKTLERYMCSRFFIDFPDVQEQQRKILSYLKNHFIGEERSKYQYLMTLRRVVDDSTVCLMGHERRQTLNMITVLALKVLGEQNIIPNTDHVTCFYQPAPYLAEHTAPYLAEPSYCSYYIPQGGSTLLYQPYPLHLHPQTGLV; translated from the coding sequence ATGGCTGTGAATCAGCCAAGTGACAGTCCACAAGGGACCACTTTAAATTCAGCTTCCTCTGCCCACTGTGTCACACCTCCTGTGCCCTGTCTCACCCCTCCAGTACTCAGTCTTTCCCCTCCTTGCCTAACTCCCTCGCCCCCCATCCTCAGCCCTCCCCCATGCCTGACCTCTCCATCTCACTGCCTCTCCTCTCCAATGCTAAGCACCGTCAGCCCTGCTACTAGCTTTAGCTCTCCAACCCTAAGCTTCAGCCCTACCTCATCCTGCCTCAGCTCACCTCCTTACCTCACCCCTCCAATGCTCAGCCTGAGCCCTCCTCCACTCTGTCTCACCCCCCCTTCCCCCTGCCTGAGCCCTCCCCTCCTCTGCCTCACTCCACCAGTGGAGTCAGAGGACCTTGTACCTCAGGTATCTTCAGACATGGAGCCTTTGATactaaacacagacagtgatgaACAGATTAAAGAGTCTTCCCCTCAGCTGGGAGTTCCTCTTTTACAGTTGGAGGTTAAAAAGGAACACGAATATATCTCATCTTTGCCTCGGGTTACTGAGCCTGTCTCTTTTCCAATCACAATCCCAAGTTCCACCTCACATGTACTGCCTCACACTCAGTCTGAATGCCGCAGGGAATCTGCCTCTCCAGAAGCTGTTGAGGCAGCCAACTCTGTGCCTGAGAACAAAGAGGCCCCCGAGGTAACCACAGACACATCTGAACAGTGTGACTCTCCTCAGGCATCTGACTCAGTCCCTGCTGTCGAAGTCCTGGCGGAGAGCATGTATGGTGACTTTGAGGCAGCCATGGATCACCTGCGCTACCGCCTGATCGCTACCAGGAACCCTGAGGAGATTCGAGGTGGTGGCTTGCTGAAATACAGCAACCTGTTGGTCAGAGACTACCGACCAGCCAGCGAGACTCAGATAAAGACACTGGAGCGCTACATGTGCTCACGCTTTTTTATTGATTTCCCAGACGTGCAGGAACAACAGAGGAAGATCCTATCCTACTTGAAGAACCATTTTATTGGTGAGGAGAGAAGCAAGTACCAATACTTGATGACGCTGCGTCGTGTGGTAGATGACAGCACGGTGTGTCTGATGGGACATGAGAGGCGTCAGACACTGAATATGATCACAGTGCTGGCACTGAAGGTTCTAGGAGAGCAGAACATAATACCCAACACAGACCATGTGACATGCTTCTATCAGCCTGCCCCCTACCTTGCTGAGCACACTGCCCCCTATCTCGCAGAACCCAGCTACTGCAGCTACTACATACCCCAAGGGGGATCAACTCTGCTATACCAACCTTACCCCTTACACCTGCACCCACAAACTGGACTTGTGTAA
- the LOC115786840 gene encoding charged multivesicular body protein 1b-1-like, with amino-acid sequence MSNMDKHLFNLKFAAKELQRNSRKCDKEEKSEKTKVKQAIQKGNMEAARIHAENAIRQKHQSINFLRMSARVDAVASRVQTAVTMNQVSKSMSGVVKSMDATLKSMNLEKISSLMDKFEKQFETLDVQTAQMEDTMSSTTTLTTPQNEVDMLLHEMADEAGLDLNLELPAGQTSSLASSVASAEQDELSQRLSRLRDQVS; translated from the exons ATGTCGAATATGGACA AACATTTGTTTAACCTCAAGTTTGCTGCCAAGGAACTACAGCGCAACTCCAGGAAATGTGATAAAGaggaaaaatctgaaaaaactaaagtgaaacag GCTATCCAGAAGGGTAATATGGAGGCAGCGAGGATCCATGCAGAAAATGCCATCCGCCAGAAGCACCAGTCCATTAACTTCTTGAGGATGAGTGCCCGTGTGGACGCTGTAGCCTCTAGGGTCCAGACCGCTGTCACTATGAACCAG GTGTCAAAATCCATGTCTGGAGTGGTGAAGTCTATGGATGCTACACTGAAAAGCATGAACTTGGAGAAG ATCTCTTCACTGATGGACAAGTTTGAAAAGCAATTTGAGACTCTTGATGTGCAGACAGCCCAGATGGAGGACACCATGAGCAGCACAACCACTCTGACAACCCCTCAG AATGAAGTGGATATGCTGTTGCACGAGATGGCTGATGAAGCAGG cttgGATCTTAACTTGGAGCTTCCTGCAGGCCAGACTTCTTCACTGGCTTCATCTGTGgcatcagcagagcag GATGAGCTCTCCCAGAGGCTGTCCAGGCTGCGAGACCAGGTGTCGTAG